A section of the Ogataea parapolymorpha DL-1 chromosome II, whole genome shotgun sequence genome encodes:
- a CDS encoding Isoleucine--tRNA ligase, cytoplasmic yields MSEEEPQSFSFPREEEKVLAYWNEINAFHKSLELTKGKPQFAFYDGPPFATGTPHYGHILASTIKDIVPRYATMNGFYVERRFGWDTHGLPVEHEIDKKLGIKCKQDVLDMGIAKYNEECRSIVMTYAEEWRKTIGRLGRWIDFDNDYKTLYPEFMESEWWAFKQLFEKGAVYRGYRVMPYSTGVTTSLSNFEAQLNYKEVNDPAVTVGFPLKDDPKTILVAWTTTPWTLPSNIALCVHPEFEYAKIYDEEKDVTYIMLEGLIKSLYKKPKEAKYKIVGKILGKEMDGWKYEPAFNYFYDKFKNTGFRVYCNTFVTDDSGTGIVHQAPAFGEVDFEAATEAGVINEDLAPPNPVDDDGRFTQEVTDFAGLYVKDADKEIIKYLTANGRILLASQIRHSYPFCWRSDTPLLYRAVPSWFVRVKDIVPQMLEAVDKTRWVPSNIKDKRFSNWIANARDWNVSRKRYWGTPLPLWVSDDLEEIVCVGSLAELKELTGDYSITDMHRENIDHLTIPSKKGKGTLKRIEDVFDCWFESGSMPYASKHYPFDEDKERFTGAFPANFISEGLDQTRGWFYTLTVLGTHLFGKAPYQNVIVSGIVLAADGKKMSKRLKNYPDPMNVLNTYGADALRLYLINSPVLRAETLKFKEEGVKEVVSKVLLPWWNSYKFLEGQVALLKKNEGIDFKYDPESRSENVMDRWLLASIQSLIKFIRVEMEEYRLYTVVPKLLNLIDELTNWYIRFNRKRLKGENGVEDCLKAMNTLTEALFTLVRAMAPFTPYLAENIYGRMKVLFEEQTLKKYGENTDSVHFLSYPIVNDSLIDEKIELAVSRMQKIIDLGRNIREKKTISLKTPLKELVVLHSDPGYLEDVKALQGYIKEELNVRDLVITSDEDKFGVEYKAVADWPVLGKKLKKDAKKVKDALPKLTSDEVKEFLKTGKVEVAGIDLVEEDLAVLRGLPEDKVSGGQEVRTEGDVLVILDINMYPELQSEGLVRELINRIQRLRKKCNLQQTDEVLVQLDIQKDPIGLADAITAHQSVLLKATRRPVETYAETSSPVLGEEETSISDALLKLRLLKLD; encoded by the coding sequence ATGTCTGAAGAAGAACCGCAGTCTTTCTCCTTCCCAAGAGAGGAGGAGAAGGTTCTGGCTTATTGGAATGAGATCAACGCCTTCCACAAGTCTCTTGAGCTGACTAAAGGGAAGCCGCAGTTTGCCTTCTACGACGGTCCTCCGTTTGCAACAGGAACTCCCCATTACGGCCATATCCTCGCTTCGACCATCAAGGACATTGTTCCGAGATACGCCACTATGAACGGCTTCTACGTGGAAAGACGCTTTGGCTGGGACACCCACGGGCTGCCTGTGGAGCACGAAATCGACAAGAAGCTGGGCATCAAGTGCAAACAAGACGTCCTGGACATGGGCATTGCCAAGTACAACGAGGAGTGCAGGTCGATTGTGATGACGTACGCAGAGGAGTGGAGAAAAACCATTGGCAGACTCGGAAGATGGATTGATTTCGACAACGATTACAAGACGCTGTATCCAGAGTTCATGGAGTCCGAGTGGTGGGctttcaagcagctgtTCGAGAAGGGAGCGGTCTACAGAGGTTATAGAGTTATGCCGTACTCCACGGGTGTGACCACCTCGTTATCGAACTTTGAGGCCCAACTGAATTACAAGGAAGTTAACGATCCAGCAGTCACCGTTGGATTCCCATTAAAAGACGATCCAAAGACTATTCTTGTTGCCTGGACCACCACTCCATGGACCCTGCCTTCTAATATTGCTCTCTGTGTGCATCCCGAGTTTGAGTATGCCAAGATttacgacgaggagaaggaTGTCACCTACATCATGCTTGAAGGTCTGATCAAGAGCCTGTACAAGAAGCCAAAGGAGGCAAAGTACAAGATTGTTGGCAAAATTCTCGGTAAAGAGATGGATGGTTGGAAGTACGAGCCGGCGTTCAACTATTTCTACGACAAATTCAAGAACACCGGATTCAGAGTGTACTGCAACACCTTTGTCACAGACGACTCCGGTACCGGTATTGTCCACCAGGCGCCGGCTTTTGGTGAGGTCGATTTCGAGGCTGCTACTGAGGCAGGCGTCATCAATGAGGACCTGGCTCCTCCTAACCctgtcgacgacgacggaAGATTCACTCAGGAAGTGACCGACTTTGCGGGACTTTACGTGAAGGACGCCGACAaggaaatcatcaagtATCTGACTGCCAACGGACGGATTTTGCTGGCGTCCCAGATCCGACACAGCTACCCATTCTGCTGGAGATCCGACACTCCGCTGCTTTATAGAGCGGTTCCTTCGTGGTTTGTGAGAGTCAAGGACATCGTTCCCCAGATGTTGGAGGCTGTCGACAAAACCAGATGGGTTCCTTCCAACATCAAGGATAAGAGATTCTCCAACTGGATTGCCAATGCCAGAGACTGGAACGTTTCTAGAAAGAGATACTGGGGTACTCCATTGCCCTTGTGGGTTTCGGACGATCTCGAGGAGATTGTCTGTGTTGGCTCTTTGGCTGAGCTGAAAGAATTGACCGGCGACTACTCCATTACAGACATGCACAGAGAAAATATCGACCACCTGACGATTCCTTCCAAGAAGGGCAAGGGTACTCTCAAGAGAATTGAGGATGTGTTTGACTGCTGGTTCGAATCTGGATCCATGCCGTACGCCTCGAAACACTATCcgttcgacgaggacaaggaAAGGTTCACGGGCGCGTTTCCAGCCAATTTCATTTCCGAGGGTCTGGATCAGACCAGAGGCTGGTTCTACACTTTGACAGTGCTGGGAACCCATCTGTTTGGCAAGGCTCCATACCAAAACGTTATTGTTTCCGGTATTGTTCTTGCTGCTGACGGTAAGAAGATGTCCAAGAGACTGAAGAACTACCCAGACCCAATGAACGTGCTCAATACGTACGGTGCTGACGCCCTGAGACTGTACTTGATCAACTCGCCTGTTTTGAGAGCCGAAACGCTCAAATTCAAGGAAGAAGGTGTCAAGGAGGTGGTTTCCAAGGTTCTGCTGCCATGGTGGAACTCATACAAGTTCCTGGAAGGACAGGTTGCcttgctcaagaagaacgaAGGAATTGACTTCAAGTACGACCCAGAGTCCAGATCCGAGAACGTCATGGACCGCTGGCTGTTGGCGTCGATTCAGTCGCTCATCAAGTTCATTCGTGTTGAGATGGAGGAGTACAGACTGTACACGGTTGTTCCTAAGCTGCTGAATCTGATTGACGAGCTGACCAACTGGTACATCCGTTTCAACAGAAAGAGACTGAAGGGAGAGAACGGTGTCGAGGACTGTTTGAAGGCCATGAACACGTTGACCGAAGCGCTGTTCACTCTCGTGAGAGCCATGGCTCCGTTCACGCCATATCTGGCCGAGAACATCTACGGCAGAATGAAGGTGCTGTTTGAGGAGCAAACGTTGAAGAAATACGGCGAGAACACCGACTCTGTGCACTTCTTGTCGTACCCGATTGTCAACGACTCtctgatcgacgagaaaattgAGCTTGCCGTGTCCAGAATGCAGAAGATTATCGACCTGGGCAGAAACATCAGAGAAAAGAAGACTATCTCGCTCAAGACCCCTTTGAAGGAGCTTGTTGTGCTGCACTCTGATCCAGGCTACCTTGAAGATGTCAAGGCATTGCAAGGCTacatcaaggaggagctgaacgTCAGGGACCTGGTCATCACATCCGACGAAGACAAATTCGGCGTCGAGTACAAGGCGGTTGCCGATTGGCCGGTGCTGGgcaagaagctgaaaaaagacgcCAAAAAGGTCAAAGACGCTCTTCCTAAATTAACTTCGGACGAGGTCAAGGAGTTCCTCAAGACCGGCAAGGTCGAGGTGGCAGGTATCGACcttgtggaggaggacTTGGCTGTGCTCAGAGGCTTGCCAGAAGACAAAGTCTCTGGTGGCCAGGAGGTCAGAACCGAGGGAGACGTGCTGGTCATTTTGGACATCAACATGTACCCAGAGTTGCAATCGGAGGGTCTTGTCAGAGAACTGATCAACAGAATCCAGAGACTGAGAAAGAAGTGCAACTTGCAACAGACTGACGAGGTGCTTGTGCAGCTGGATATCCAGAAGGACCCGATCGGACTGGCTGACGCCATCACTGCCCACCAAAGCGTGCTGTTGAAGGCCACCAGAAGACCGGTCGAGACGTACGCTGAGACGTCGAGCCCTGTGCTTGGCGAGGAGGAGACCAGCATCAGCGATGCTCTGCTGAAGCTGCGGCTGTTGAAGCTTGATTAG